A single Actinomadura algeriensis DNA region contains:
- a CDS encoding class I SAM-dependent methyltransferase, whose amino-acid sequence MPGPQRSGGRTQVPDGMNPDVILHQRGRAELEFLAAARAALAPLRARVRARIEASDRCAGWGADEAAGGHTDIVRLRADVADALAGTVEQNVVGAALRWNRRMLTPRAEDAFAARRDALEPLASAPDPQAITDRIAERDGGGQGNAAVPRYWTYEFHGTRGGWDGHEHMGFVHHELVYRYLLVPAYGDIFAQRAKVADAAPGDRYAAICDLGCGTGQYTLKLAERYPGARITGVDLSAASLRYAQRRAADRGLRWDLLRAPAEDTALPAGSQDLVTSFILLHEMPPHAVEKVFAEAFRLLRPGGDLVFSDVAPYRERGAHQAWLDDWDAEHGHEPWWRTTAELDLAAVAEAAGFTGVRQEALGPAAYPWVTIARRPEEGGS is encoded by the coding sequence GTGCCCGGCCCACAGCGGTCCGGTGGCCGGACGCAGGTGCCCGACGGCATGAACCCGGACGTGATCCTGCACCAGCGAGGCCGTGCCGAGCTGGAGTTCCTCGCGGCGGCGCGGGCGGCGCTGGCACCGCTGCGCGCCCGCGTCCGCGCGCGGATCGAGGCGTCCGACCGGTGCGCCGGCTGGGGCGCGGACGAGGCGGCCGGCGGGCACACCGACATCGTCCGGCTCCGCGCGGACGTCGCGGACGCGCTCGCGGGCACCGTCGAGCAGAACGTCGTCGGCGCGGCGCTGCGCTGGAACCGGCGGATGCTCACCCCCCGCGCCGAGGACGCCTTCGCCGCCCGCCGCGACGCACTGGAGCCCCTCGCGTCCGCCCCGGACCCGCAGGCGATCACCGACCGGATCGCCGAGCGGGACGGCGGCGGGCAAGGGAACGCCGCGGTGCCGCGCTACTGGACGTACGAGTTCCACGGCACCCGCGGCGGCTGGGACGGCCACGAGCACATGGGGTTCGTGCACCACGAGCTGGTGTACCGGTACCTGCTCGTCCCCGCCTACGGCGACATCTTCGCCCAGCGCGCGAAGGTCGCGGACGCGGCGCCCGGGGACCGCTACGCGGCGATCTGCGACCTCGGCTGCGGCACCGGGCAGTACACGCTCAAGCTCGCCGAGCGCTACCCGGGCGCCCGGATCACCGGCGTGGACCTGTCGGCCGCGTCGCTGCGCTACGCGCAGCGGCGCGCCGCCGACCGCGGGCTGCGCTGGGATCTGCTGCGGGCGCCCGCGGAGGACACCGCGCTGCCCGCCGGGAGCCAGGATCTGGTGACGTCGTTCATCCTGCTCCACGAGATGCCGCCGCACGCCGTCGAGAAGGTGTTCGCGGAGGCGTTCCGGCTGCTGCGGCCGGGCGGCGACCTCGTCTTCTCCGACGTCGCCCCCTACCGGGAGCGCGGCGCCCACCAGGCGTGGCTGGACGACTGGGACGCCGAGCACGGCCACGAGCCGTGGTGGCGGACGACCGCGGAGCTCGATCTCGCCGCCGTCGCCGAAGCGGCCGGATTCACCGGTGTGCGCCAGGAGGCGCTCGGCCCGGCCGCCTACCCGTGGGTGACCATCGCCCGGCGCCCGGAGGAGGGAGGATCATGA
- a CDS encoding ABC transporter substrate-binding protein codes for MRESSVFKNGPALDRRSFLRAGLAFGGAVAGAGLLGACGGPGSASGGSGAKTLTIGTVVVDDTLNPMEEQFTTFQFNAFDGLVRRLRGDTEAVPRLAEEWSQKSDTVWRFKLRSGATFHNGSPVTADDVVFSFTELLGQKYANASLIDTIKDVRKVDATTVEIETTVPDPLLLSRVGQVFVVPADYWRRKGADGFAQAPIGSGPFKIESFSVDRGVEFAAFDGFWGDKPKTSEITLRYFSDPDAMAAALQAGQIDAAQNLGAQSIKTLDGRDGITVDTDFSGNQNMFQLNTSKAPFDDVRVRQAAVKAIDAKALIQAMTYGAGVLEDGQLPVKGVFGHSPGITRPAYDLAEAKSLLRSAGAEGAEIEIFGMSLYKKLYEAIGAQLQQAGFKPKINAVEVPVWVKTFRNGSDADIFYRGASYTGIFDAERPYSFVSSSKKPFVKDAEWDGLMKAQRTEMDSAEREKKLIDCSRHLLDRSYILYTYGGPTVGAHREGVTGFDNSNGLMLLLDGISKQGS; via the coding sequence GTGCGCGAGAGCTCTGTCTTCAAGAACGGGCCGGCCCTCGACCGGAGGAGCTTCCTGCGCGCCGGGCTGGCCTTCGGCGGCGCGGTGGCGGGCGCTGGCCTGCTGGGCGCCTGCGGCGGCCCCGGCTCCGCCTCCGGCGGGAGCGGCGCCAAGACCCTCACCATCGGGACGGTCGTCGTCGACGACACGCTGAACCCGATGGAGGAGCAGTTCACCACCTTCCAGTTCAACGCCTTCGACGGCCTGGTCCGGCGGCTCCGGGGCGACACCGAGGCGGTGCCGCGGCTGGCCGAGGAGTGGTCCCAGAAGAGCGACACGGTCTGGCGGTTCAAGCTGCGGTCGGGCGCGACGTTCCACAACGGGTCGCCGGTGACCGCGGACGACGTCGTCTTCAGCTTCACCGAGCTGCTCGGCCAGAAGTACGCGAACGCCTCCCTGATCGACACGATCAAGGACGTCCGCAAGGTCGACGCGACGACGGTGGAGATCGAGACGACCGTCCCCGACCCGCTGCTGCTGAGCCGGGTCGGCCAGGTCTTCGTGGTCCCGGCGGACTACTGGCGGCGCAAGGGCGCCGACGGGTTCGCCCAGGCGCCGATCGGCTCCGGACCCTTCAAGATCGAAAGCTTCTCCGTCGACCGCGGGGTGGAGTTCGCCGCCTTTGACGGCTTCTGGGGCGACAAGCCCAAGACGTCCGAGATCACGCTGCGGTACTTCAGCGACCCCGACGCGATGGCGGCCGCGCTCCAGGCCGGGCAGATCGACGCGGCGCAGAACCTCGGCGCCCAGTCGATCAAGACGCTGGACGGCCGGGACGGCATCACCGTCGACACCGACTTCAGCGGCAACCAGAACATGTTCCAGCTCAACACGTCGAAGGCGCCGTTCGACGACGTCCGGGTCCGGCAGGCGGCCGTCAAGGCGATCGACGCCAAGGCGCTGATCCAGGCGATGACCTACGGCGCCGGGGTGCTCGAGGACGGGCAGCTCCCCGTCAAGGGCGTGTTCGGCCACAGCCCCGGCATCACCCGCCCCGCCTACGACCTCGCGGAGGCGAAAAGCCTGCTGAGGTCGGCGGGCGCGGAAGGCGCCGAGATCGAGATTTTCGGGATGTCGCTCTACAAGAAGCTGTACGAGGCGATCGGCGCCCAGCTTCAGCAGGCCGGATTCAAGCCCAAGATCAACGCGGTCGAGGTGCCGGTCTGGGTGAAGACGTTCCGCAACGGCTCGGACGCCGACATCTTCTACCGCGGCGCCTCCTACACGGGCATCTTCGACGCCGAGCGCCCCTACTCCTTCGTGTCGTCCTCGAAGAAGCCGTTCGTGAAGGACGCCGAGTGGGACGGCCTCATGAAGGCGCAGCGCACCGAGATGGACTCCGCCGAGCGGGAGAAGAAGCTCATCGACTGCTCGCGCCACCTGTTGGATCGTTCCTACATCCTCTACACCTACGGCGGCCCGACCGTCGGCGCGCACCGCGAGGGCGTGACCGGCTTCGACAACAGCAACGGCCTGATGCTGCTGCTGGACGGCATCAGCAAGCAGGGGAGCTGA
- a CDS encoding class I SAM-dependent methyltransferase has translation MSQRDRAGLEFLGSLQGYTGGVLQPAAAERYAELVPEPPQGLRERRRSVDEALADHGPWLFDRLFTRYVAEEIYVRSIPAAERARAGIEEWLDVPSDAPGSLTLDPDLDPPAYHAEGFHLTTGGWDGHDLMGVVISDLGYRYVLMPGGVGAVRAGENLMDQRTQVIREAPRRDYRRILEPGCGNGRFAVAVSDELPDAQYVGVELSRTQLEYARARCVHEGRSWELIQAAAEDTRLPDASVDLVAIFTLFHETPPKATEAILAEMFRVLEPGGDLVIGDIAPVERNGAFRSAVLDWETEHRGEPFMRSYLRLDMPSLVERAGFTDVKAYGLGKGDYPWIVRAHKEDQ, from the coding sequence GTGTCCCAGCGCGATCGCGCCGGCCTGGAGTTCCTCGGCTCACTGCAGGGATACACCGGGGGAGTGCTCCAGCCGGCGGCGGCGGAGCGCTACGCGGAACTCGTCCCCGAACCGCCGCAGGGCCTGCGGGAACGGCGCCGCTCGGTCGACGAGGCCCTCGCCGACCACGGCCCCTGGCTGTTCGACCGGCTGTTCACCCGCTACGTCGCCGAGGAGATCTACGTCCGGTCGATCCCGGCCGCCGAGCGCGCCCGCGCCGGAATCGAGGAATGGCTCGACGTCCCGTCCGACGCCCCCGGCTCGCTGACGCTCGACCCGGACCTCGACCCGCCCGCCTACCACGCCGAGGGCTTCCACCTGACGACCGGCGGCTGGGACGGGCACGACCTGATGGGGGTCGTCATCAGCGACCTCGGCTACCGCTACGTCCTGATGCCGGGCGGCGTCGGCGCGGTCCGGGCGGGCGAGAACCTGATGGACCAGCGCACGCAGGTGATCCGCGAGGCGCCGCGCCGCGACTACCGGCGGATCCTGGAGCCCGGCTGCGGCAACGGACGGTTTGCCGTCGCCGTGTCGGACGAGTTGCCCGACGCGCAGTACGTCGGCGTCGAACTGTCGCGGACGCAGCTGGAGTACGCCCGCGCCCGCTGCGTTCACGAGGGCCGGTCCTGGGAGCTGATCCAGGCGGCCGCCGAGGACACCCGGCTCCCGGACGCCTCGGTCGACCTCGTCGCGATCTTCACGCTGTTCCACGAGACGCCGCCGAAGGCGACCGAGGCGATCCTCGCGGAAATGTTCCGGGTGCTGGAGCCCGGCGGCGACCTGGTGATCGGCGACATCGCCCCGGTCGAGCGCAACGGCGCGTTCCGGTCGGCGGTCCTGGACTGGGAGACCGAGCACCGCGGGGAGCCGTTCATGCGCTCCTATCTCCGGCTGGACATGCCGTCCCTGGTCGAACGGGCCGGATTCACCGACGTGAAGGCCTACGGCCTCGGCAAGGGCGACTACCCCTGGATCGTTCGCGCGCACAAGGAGGACCAGTGA
- a CDS encoding FAD-dependent oxidoreductase, which yields MLVGLNDPRLPRDADVAIAGLGPVGATAALALARAGLRVTVFEEAARETAAGRDVAESRASTFHPPTLEILDDLGVAAELHEVGLVSDTYQYRDRTDGLIAHFDLKAISADTRFPYRLQSEQQNLVEIITARLAAMPNVHVVHGARVRSAGQPDGAGVALTVEPAGPAAAGGDGPGPLACRAGWAIAADGAHSALRAELGIAFTGMTYPERFLVVSTTDDFETLIPGIASVNYIADPDEWLVLLRTPLHWRALFPVPEGETDEAALDPAAIQRRMQGVVELDRDYAITHARIYRVHQRVAERFRVGRVLLAGDSAHINNPLGGLGMNSGIHDAAAAAAAIIAAEGGDTGPVDAYEAARRAVAHDYVRVVTHENWESLQEEDLAERRGKADDMRRAAADPALARAHLLRSSMLAARVHEPEHAGSQG from the coding sequence GTGCTTGTCGGTCTCAACGATCCGCGGCTTCCGCGCGACGCCGATGTGGCGATCGCCGGACTGGGCCCGGTGGGCGCCACCGCGGCGCTCGCGCTGGCCCGCGCCGGCCTGCGGGTGACGGTCTTCGAGGAGGCCGCGCGGGAGACGGCCGCGGGACGGGACGTCGCCGAGTCCCGCGCGTCCACGTTCCACCCGCCGACCCTGGAGATCCTCGACGACCTGGGCGTGGCCGCCGAGCTGCACGAGGTCGGGCTCGTCTCCGACACCTACCAGTACCGGGACCGGACCGACGGGCTGATCGCGCACTTCGACCTGAAGGCGATCAGCGCCGACACGCGGTTCCCCTACCGGCTGCAGAGCGAGCAGCAGAACCTCGTCGAGATCATCACCGCCCGCCTCGCCGCGATGCCGAACGTGCACGTCGTCCACGGCGCGCGCGTCCGGTCGGCCGGACAGCCGGACGGCGCCGGCGTCGCGCTGACGGTCGAGCCCGCCGGTCCCGCCGCGGCGGGCGGGGACGGGCCCGGTCCGCTCGCCTGCCGGGCCGGCTGGGCGATCGCCGCGGACGGTGCGCACAGCGCCCTGCGCGCCGAGCTCGGCATCGCGTTCACCGGCATGACGTACCCGGAGCGGTTCCTCGTCGTGTCCACCACCGACGACTTCGAGACCCTCATTCCCGGCATCGCGTCGGTGAACTACATCGCCGACCCCGACGAGTGGCTCGTGCTGCTGCGCACGCCGCTGCACTGGCGGGCGTTGTTCCCGGTGCCGGAGGGCGAGACGGACGAGGCCGCGCTCGACCCCGCGGCGATCCAGCGGCGCATGCAGGGCGTCGTCGAGCTGGACCGCGACTACGCGATCACGCACGCCCGGATCTACCGGGTGCACCAGCGGGTCGCCGAGCGGTTCCGCGTCGGCCGGGTGCTGCTGGCCGGCGACTCCGCGCACATCAACAACCCGCTGGGCGGGCTCGGCATGAACAGCGGCATCCACGACGCCGCCGCGGCCGCCGCCGCGATCATCGCCGCCGAGGGCGGCGACACCGGCCCCGTCGACGCCTACGAGGCCGCGCGCAGGGCCGTCGCGCACGACTACGTCCGCGTCGTCACCCACGAGAACTGGGAGTCCCTCCAGGAGGAGGACCTCGCCGAGCGGCGCGGGAAGGCCGACGACATGCGCCGCGCCGCCGCCGACCCGGCACTGGCCCGTGCCCACCTGCTGCGCAGCTCGATGCTCGCGGCGCGGGTGCACGAACCCGAACACGCCGGCAGCCAGGGCTGA
- a CDS encoding IclR family transcriptional regulator has product MGEQTRRRSGAESSRKALSLLLAFDAQHHTRGATELAAALGMPISSVYRYLSVLRETGMVEEAGQGEYRLSWVFVRLADAARAAGDTLESIARPVLAEVAEAGGETTLLIKRMGWNAVCVDRVDSSHPVRLQFDPGQPMSLHRGSAARVLLASMPADDRRRYLASVPDLPEHVREQIETHVESVEGVGWAESFGEVDEGIWGASAAIRDRGRVIAALGVAGPLYRLQQDDRARIIQLVTGGAKRISDLLANGGAKKP; this is encoded by the coding sequence GTGGGCGAACAGACCCGGCGGCGCAGTGGCGCGGAGAGCTCCCGCAAGGCCCTGAGCCTGCTGCTGGCGTTCGACGCGCAGCATCACACGCGCGGCGCGACGGAGCTGGCCGCCGCGCTGGGAATGCCGATCAGCTCGGTGTACCGGTACCTGTCCGTGCTGCGCGAGACCGGGATGGTGGAGGAAGCCGGGCAGGGCGAGTACCGCCTGTCGTGGGTCTTCGTGCGCCTGGCGGACGCGGCGCGGGCCGCGGGCGACACGCTGGAGAGCATCGCGCGGCCCGTGCTCGCCGAGGTGGCCGAGGCCGGAGGCGAGACGACCCTGCTGATCAAGCGGATGGGATGGAACGCGGTCTGCGTCGACCGCGTCGACTCGTCCCATCCGGTGCGGCTGCAGTTCGATCCCGGGCAGCCGATGAGCCTGCACCGCGGCTCGGCGGCGCGGGTCCTGCTGGCGTCGATGCCGGCCGACGACCGGCGGCGCTACCTCGCGTCCGTCCCCGACCTGCCCGAGCACGTCCGGGAGCAGATCGAGACGCACGTGGAGAGCGTCGAGGGGGTCGGCTGGGCGGAGAGCTTCGGCGAGGTCGACGAGGGCATATGGGGTGCCTCGGCGGCGATCCGCGACCGCGGCCGGGTGATCGCGGCGCTCGGCGTCGCCGGCCCGCTCTACCGGCTCCAGCAGGACGATCGCGCCCGCATCATCCAGCTGGTGACCGGCGGCGCGAAGCGGATCTCGGACCTGCTCGCCAACGGCGGCGCGAAGAAACCCTGA
- a CDS encoding Dabb family protein → MLRHIVLLRWTPEATTAQRRAAEAGFQALPRAVEEIRALSCGGDLGLTGGAHDFAAVLDFADADGWRAYQEHPAHRALVADLLKPILAERATVQFDV, encoded by the coding sequence ATGCTGCGGCACATCGTCCTGCTCCGCTGGACGCCCGAGGCCACCACGGCACAGCGGCGGGCCGCGGAGGCGGGTTTCCAGGCCCTGCCGCGCGCCGTCGAAGAGATCCGCGCGCTCTCCTGCGGCGGCGACCTCGGACTCACCGGCGGCGCGCACGACTTCGCCGCCGTCCTCGACTTCGCGGACGCCGACGGCTGGCGCGCGTACCAGGAGCATCCCGCGCACCGCGCGCTCGTCGCCGATCTGCTCAAGCCGATCCTCGCGGAACGCGCGACGGTGCAGTTCGATGTCTGA
- a CDS encoding isochorismatase family protein produces the protein MSELADDYQAAGFGGRIGLGDRPALLVVDLVRAYLSPESPLYAPSAPAIVDRVVRLAARARELGRPVVFTYVSYAPGGADGGWFYRKVPALRLFDEGSALARPPDELVPAPGDLIVRKQYPSAFFGTSLASTLAALAVDSVVITGVSTSGCVRATAVDAISHGLRPAVVADAVADRDPCPHEAALFDLGAKYADVHGTAEILDRWTA, from the coding sequence ATGTCTGAGCTCGCCGACGACTATCAGGCGGCCGGGTTCGGCGGCCGGATCGGGCTCGGCGACCGGCCCGCGCTGCTCGTCGTCGACCTGGTGCGCGCCTACCTCTCCCCGGAAAGCCCCCTGTACGCGCCGTCCGCGCCCGCCATCGTCGACCGTGTCGTCCGGCTGGCCGCGCGCGCCCGCGAGCTCGGCCGTCCGGTCGTGTTCACCTATGTCTCCTACGCGCCCGGCGGCGCGGACGGCGGCTGGTTCTACCGGAAGGTCCCCGCGCTGCGGCTCTTCGACGAGGGCTCCGCCCTGGCGCGGCCGCCGGACGAACTCGTCCCGGCGCCCGGCGACCTGATCGTCCGCAAGCAGTACCCCAGCGCGTTCTTCGGCACCTCCCTCGCGAGCACGCTGGCCGCACTGGCGGTCGACTCGGTGGTGATCACCGGGGTCAGCACCAGTGGCTGCGTCCGGGCGACCGCGGTGGACGCGATCAGCCACGGTCTCCGCCCGGCCGTCGTCGCCGACGCCGTCGCCGACCGCGACCCGTGCCCGCACGAGGCCGCCCTGTTCGATCTCGGCGCCAAGTACGCCGACGTCCACGGCACCGCCGAGATCCTGGACCGGTGGACGGCATGA
- a CDS encoding isocitrate lyase/PEP mutase family protein: MSEPSPHPADLLRARLNTGAPVPAAGCHDALSARLAEAAGFTAVHLSGALVSATSLGLPDLGFAGASDMLDALRRVVAGTGLPIVADADTGYGDPPQVAETVRRYEREGAAALHLEDQVQPKRCGHTPGVRLVELPVALARLRAALATRRRLVVIARTDALAAAGPDEALRRVEAFAAAGADAIMVEGAVDGATLRRVRDAAGGLPLVVNCSAAGPAADPLDELGRAGARLVLYPVTAALAGAAAMRDAYRAMLRDGRAPAPAMSWTELNDLLGLPELADRFPDPVPSAEPAPPRGNP; the protein is encoded by the coding sequence ATGAGCGAACCCTCCCCCCACCCGGCGGACCTGCTGCGGGCGCGGCTCAACACCGGGGCGCCCGTCCCCGCCGCGGGCTGCCATGACGCGCTCTCGGCGCGGCTCGCCGAGGCCGCCGGATTCACCGCGGTGCACCTGTCCGGCGCGCTCGTCAGCGCCACCTCGCTCGGCCTGCCCGACCTGGGCTTCGCCGGCGCCTCCGACATGCTGGACGCGCTGCGCCGCGTCGTCGCGGGCACCGGCCTGCCCATCGTCGCCGACGCCGACACCGGCTACGGGGACCCGCCGCAGGTCGCCGAGACCGTCCGCCGCTACGAGCGGGAGGGCGCCGCCGCCCTGCACCTGGAGGACCAGGTGCAGCCCAAGCGGTGCGGCCACACGCCCGGCGTCCGGCTGGTGGAACTGCCCGTCGCGCTCGCCCGGCTGCGCGCGGCGCTCGCGACGCGCCGCCGGCTCGTGGTGATCGCCCGCACCGACGCGCTGGCCGCCGCCGGACCGGACGAGGCGCTGCGCCGGGTCGAGGCGTTCGCCGCCGCCGGCGCGGACGCGATCATGGTCGAGGGCGCGGTGGACGGCGCGACGCTGCGCCGCGTCCGGGACGCCGCGGGCGGGCTGCCGCTGGTGGTGAACTGCTCGGCGGCCGGGCCCGCCGCCGACCCGCTGGACGAGCTCGGCCGGGCGGGCGCCCGGCTGGTGCTGTACCCGGTCACGGCCGCGCTGGCCGGCGCCGCCGCGATGCGCGACGCCTACCGCGCCATGCTGCGCGACGGCCGCGCCCCCGCGCCCGCCATGTCGTGGACCGAACTGAACGACCTGCTGGGACTGCCGGAGCTGGCCGACCGCTTCCCCGACCCCGTCCCGTCCGCCGAACCCGCGCCTCCCAGGGGGAACCCATGA
- a CDS encoding maleate cis-trans isomerase family protein — protein MTTVLADRSVFGVIVPSTNTVVEDEYYRHRARGVSFHSGRILIRNGDLGDDATFEAFLEDLRREIGNAVESVLTCEPDHLVMGMSAETFWGGVEGNAEFERWIREMSGLEVTTGASSCHAALSRLGVSRIGIVTPYQPVADEQVRDFFTELGYDVHAVRGLKCASATSIADVSPAELRAAFAAVDGPGVEALVQAGTNLPVMGVAAELEEELGKPVVAINAATLWHAYRSNGITDRIPGAGRLLATL, from the coding sequence ATGACGACCGTGCTCGCCGACCGCTCCGTCTTCGGGGTGATCGTCCCGTCCACCAACACGGTGGTGGAGGACGAGTACTACCGGCACCGCGCCCGGGGCGTGTCGTTCCACTCGGGGCGCATCCTGATCCGCAACGGCGACCTCGGCGACGACGCGACGTTCGAGGCGTTCCTGGAGGATCTGCGCCGCGAGATCGGCAACGCCGTCGAGTCCGTGCTGACGTGCGAGCCCGACCATCTGGTGATGGGCATGAGCGCGGAGACGTTCTGGGGCGGGGTAGAGGGCAACGCCGAGTTCGAACGCTGGATCCGGGAGATGTCGGGCCTGGAGGTGACGACCGGGGCGTCGTCCTGCCACGCCGCGCTGTCGCGGCTGGGCGTGTCGAGGATAGGCATCGTCACCCCGTACCAGCCGGTCGCCGACGAGCAGGTCCGCGACTTCTTCACCGAACTCGGGTACGACGTCCACGCGGTGCGCGGGTTGAAGTGCGCGTCGGCGACGTCCATCGCGGACGTGTCCCCGGCCGAGCTGCGCGCCGCGTTCGCCGCCGTGGACGGGCCCGGCGTCGAGGCGCTCGTCCAGGCCGGAACGAACCTGCCGGTGATGGGCGTCGCCGCCGAACTGGAGGAGGAACTCGGCAAACCGGTCGTCGCGATCAACGCCGCGACCCTCTGGCACGCCTACCGCAGCAACGGGATCACCGACCGGATCCCCGGCGCGGGGCGTCTGCTGGCGACCCTCTGA
- a CDS encoding carbon-nitrogen hydrolase family protein, with translation MAQVRVAAAQFFSGTDPVENLALCDGYVRRAAAAGARLVVLPENSNRVRDYGGRDECWRHAEEPSGPFVTGLRATAAELGVHIAVGVDLRGAAEPVVHIASVLIGPDGEIIGVHDKHVLWDYEYTLFEPGDEPYRVFDTGLGRIGLLLCADGIVPDTPRALALLGAQIFCNSLNSRGPDELRVHVPLRAMENRVFHVAANTVGGPELEWPWMGGSQIVAPDGTRLAEADETEPGLIVADIDPDQALDKRMPGVADLFAWRRPDLYGALTAPLDAVPAAAMYGPAPADMPPRPLPVAVMQVSRFRGTEWTVRRALGQIAHAGATGARLGVLPELFCFAPGEVAADPAHAAAVSRDALARIASACADAKVWAAVHLVEERAGEYFSTVHLVDDAGEVAHRYRKTHLTDADRAWASPGDSLSVADTPIGRLGFMIGEEVWVPEAARALALAGAELIVHPVTWTTAEAMHVAATERTEENRVHLVSVNRLDDPAGLGSQVLRADDFVPGQPIAVMRYPTGYWTRPGFEEQLLLELDLRESNDKMMGHHLDPLAKRHPELYGVFTER, from the coding sequence ATGGCACAGGTTCGAGTCGCTGCGGCGCAGTTCTTCTCCGGGACCGACCCGGTGGAGAACCTGGCGCTGTGCGACGGCTACGTGCGCCGGGCCGCGGCCGCGGGCGCCCGGCTAGTGGTGCTGCCCGAGAACTCCAACCGGGTGCGCGACTACGGCGGACGCGACGAGTGCTGGCGGCACGCCGAGGAACCGTCCGGCCCGTTCGTCACCGGCCTGCGCGCCACCGCCGCCGAGCTGGGCGTGCACATCGCGGTGGGCGTCGACCTGCGCGGCGCCGCCGAGCCGGTGGTGCACATCGCGTCGGTGCTGATCGGGCCGGACGGCGAGATCATCGGCGTGCACGACAAGCACGTCCTGTGGGACTACGAGTACACCCTGTTCGAGCCGGGCGACGAACCGTACCGGGTGTTCGACACCGGCCTCGGCCGGATCGGGCTGCTGCTGTGCGCGGACGGCATCGTCCCCGACACCCCGCGCGCCCTCGCGCTGCTGGGCGCGCAGATCTTCTGCAACTCGCTGAACTCGCGGGGCCCGGACGAGCTCCGCGTGCACGTCCCGCTGCGCGCCATGGAGAACCGGGTGTTCCACGTCGCGGCCAACACCGTCGGCGGCCCCGAGCTGGAGTGGCCGTGGATGGGCGGCAGCCAGATCGTCGCCCCGGACGGGACGCGGCTCGCCGAGGCCGACGAGACCGAGCCGGGCCTGATCGTCGCCGACATCGACCCGGACCAGGCCCTCGACAAGCGGATGCCGGGCGTCGCCGACCTGTTCGCCTGGCGCCGTCCCGACCTGTACGGCGCGCTGACGGCTCCGCTCGACGCGGTCCCGGCCGCCGCGATGTACGGCCCGGCGCCCGCGGACATGCCGCCGCGTCCGCTTCCGGTCGCGGTCATGCAGGTGAGCCGGTTCCGCGGCACCGAGTGGACGGTCCGACGCGCGCTCGGGCAGATCGCCCACGCGGGCGCGACCGGGGCGCGGCTGGGCGTGCTGCCCGAGCTGTTCTGCTTCGCGCCCGGCGAGGTCGCCGCCGATCCCGCGCACGCCGCCGCGGTGTCCCGCGACGCCCTCGCGCGCATCGCGTCCGCGTGCGCCGACGCGAAGGTGTGGGCGGCGGTCCACCTGGTCGAGGAACGGGCGGGCGAGTACTTCTCCACCGTCCATCTGGTCGACGACGCCGGCGAGGTCGCCCACCGGTATCGCAAGACGCACCTCACCGACGCCGACCGGGCCTGGGCGTCACCGGGCGACTCCCTGTCGGTCGCCGACACACCCATCGGCCGGCTCGGCTTCATGATCGGCGAGGAGGTGTGGGTCCCGGAGGCGGCCCGCGCGCTCGCGCTCGCCGGTGCCGAACTGATCGTCCACCCCGTCACGTGGACGACCGCGGAGGCCATGCACGTCGCGGCGACCGAGCGGACCGAGGAGAACCGCGTCCATCTCGTCTCGGTCAACCGGCTGGACGACCCGGCCGGGCTGGGCAGCCAGGTGCTGCGGGCAGACGACTTCGTCCCCGGCCAGCCGATCGCCGTGATGCGCTACCCGACCGGGTACTGGACGCGGCCGGGCTTCGAGGAGCAGCTCCTCCTGGAACTCGATCTGCGCGAGTCCAACGACAAGATGATGGGCCACCACCTGGACCCGCTCGCCAAACGGCATCCCGAGCTGTACGGCGTGTTCACCGAACGCTGA